In Deferribacter autotrophicus, a single genomic region encodes these proteins:
- a CDS encoding glycyl-radical enzyme activating protein — protein MIKGIVFDIKKYSVHDGAGIRSTVFLKGCPLKCLWCHNPESQKLSSQMIFYMDRCIQCKSCESVCPKNSIKIDESMHLSDVCDFCGICIEECPANAIETVGKEMSVREVIDEIKKDEIFYGYSKGGVTFSGGEPFVQFEFLYELLKASKSEGWHTSVDTCGYVEFLKIEKCNRYIDTYLYDLKIMDDVRHKEYTGVSNRLILENLERLSKIAKEIRIRIPLIPGINDSKSDWEMFLKFISKIENVSGVDILPYHNIMLEKYRRLNMAYLLDESLTLEKERVEEFKQFFEKNNFDVTVGG, from the coding sequence ATGATTAAAGGGATAGTATTTGATATTAAGAAATACTCTGTTCATGATGGTGCTGGTATCAGAAGCACTGTGTTTCTTAAAGGTTGCCCATTAAAGTGTTTATGGTGTCATAATCCGGAGAGTCAAAAGCTTTCTTCTCAAATGATTTTTTACATGGATAGGTGTATTCAATGTAAGTCATGTGAATCTGTTTGTCCAAAAAATAGCATAAAAATAGATGAAAGCATGCATTTGAGCGATGTCTGTGATTTTTGTGGGATATGTATAGAGGAGTGTCCTGCAAATGCCATTGAGACAGTGGGCAAAGAGATGAGCGTGAGAGAAGTTATCGATGAAATTAAAAAAGATGAGATATTTTACGGATATTCTAAAGGGGGAGTTACTTTTTCAGGAGGGGAGCCGTTTGTTCAGTTTGAGTTTTTATATGAACTTTTAAAAGCATCCAAAAGTGAAGGTTGGCATACCTCTGTGGATACCTGTGGATATGTGGAATTTTTAAAGATAGAAAAGTGTAATAGGTATATTGATACGTATCTTTATGATTTGAAAATAATGGATGATGTAAGGCATAAAGAGTATACCGGGGTGTCTAATAGATTGATTTTAGAAAATCTGGAAAGATTATCAAAAATTGCAAAAGAGATTAGGATTAGAATTCCTTTAATTCCGGGGATAAACGATTCCAAGAGCGATTGGGAGATGTTTTTAAAATTTATTAGTAAAATTGAGAATGTATCTGGTGTGGATATCTTACCGTATCACAACATTATGCTTGAAAAATATCGCAGACTAAACATGGCTTATCTTTTGGATGAATCCCTTACTCTTGAGAAAGAGAGAGTAGAAGAATTTAAGCAGTTTTTTGAAAAAAATAATTTTGATGTAACTGTAGGGGGATAA
- the hypD gene encoding trans-4-hydroxy-L-proline dehydratase: MAAKACTLHFPTGEQYLERGSTDRVRRLRRKSLEAVEHISGERAKLITEFYKNNRELSIPIMRGKAFKYLMEKKTVYIDKDELIVGERGDKPKGTPTYPEVCCHTIEDLKMLNDREKVPYKVSEEVFEFYKKEIIPFWKGRTIREKIYREMDESWMNAYKAGIFTEFMEQRAPGHTVLDDKIYKMGMKDFIAKIEDRINRLDFEKDPFALDKKEQLLGMKYAAEGIIIYAKRHAAKLREFAKEENDPVKKGELLNLAEICEWVPENAPRTFHEALQYYWFVHLGVITELNTWDAFNPGKLDRHLYPFYKKDIEEGTLTKEKARELLECFWIKFNNQPAPPKVGITAKESATYTDFAQINLGGVNEDGSDAVNELTYLILDVIEEMRLLQPSTSIQVSKKSPDKFIKRALHIIKTGFGQPSVFNADAVIQELLRQGKSLLDARNGGTSGCVEAGAFGKENYALTGYFNLVKVLEVTLNNGIDPLSGKMIGIETGDVKTFKSFEELMDAFKKQLEYFVNVKIKGNLIIERIYAKYLPSPFLSILIDDCIEKGMDYNAGGARYNSLYIQGVGIGTITDSLSAIKCHVFENQRFTMAQLMEMLHKNFDGFERERLILWNKTPKYGNDDDYADDIMREVFESFFACVDGRSTTKLGGKFRINMLPTTCHVYFGEVCGATPDGRFAYEPLSEGISPVQGCDRNGPTAVIKSASKMDHLKTGGTLLNVKFTPSFMQTEKGIDAVCGLIRGYFAMDGHHIQFNVIDAETLKNAKKHPEKYRDLIVRVAGYSDYFCDLNEKLQDEIIKRTEHETV, encoded by the coding sequence ATGGCAGCAAAAGCATGCACTTTACATTTTCCTACAGGGGAACAATATCTTGAAAGGGGTTCCACAGACAGAGTGAGAAGACTCAGAAGAAAAAGTCTTGAAGCAGTAGAGCATATTAGTGGGGAGCGAGCAAAATTAATAACAGAATTTTATAAAAATAATAGAGAATTATCCATCCCCATTATGAGGGGGAAAGCATTTAAGTATTTAATGGAAAAGAAAACTGTTTATATCGATAAAGATGAGCTAATTGTGGGAGAGAGAGGGGATAAGCCGAAAGGAACCCCCACTTATCCGGAGGTTTGCTGCCATACTATAGAAGATTTGAAGATGTTGAATGATAGAGAAAAGGTGCCGTATAAAGTAAGCGAAGAGGTATTTGAGTTCTATAAAAAAGAGATTATCCCCTTTTGGAAAGGAAGAACAATAAGAGAAAAGATTTATAGAGAGATGGATGAATCTTGGATGAATGCTTACAAAGCTGGAATTTTTACGGAGTTTATGGAGCAGAGAGCTCCGGGACATACAGTGCTGGATGATAAAATTTATAAAATGGGGATGAAAGATTTTATAGCAAAAATAGAAGATAGAATTAATAGACTTGATTTTGAAAAAGATCCCTTTGCTTTGGATAAAAAAGAGCAGTTGCTTGGTATGAAGTATGCTGCGGAAGGTATAATAATCTATGCAAAAAGACATGCTGCAAAGTTGAGGGAATTTGCTAAAGAAGAGAATGATCCTGTTAAAAAAGGGGAGTTATTAAATCTTGCCGAGATTTGTGAATGGGTACCTGAAAATGCTCCGAGGACTTTTCATGAAGCATTGCAATATTATTGGTTTGTACATTTAGGAGTTATAACAGAGTTAAATACCTGGGATGCTTTTAATCCTGGTAAGCTTGATAGGCATCTTTACCCCTTTTATAAAAAAGATATTGAAGAAGGGACACTTACCAAAGAAAAGGCAAGAGAATTGTTGGAATGCTTTTGGATAAAGTTTAATAATCAGCCTGCACCTCCTAAAGTGGGGATAACTGCAAAGGAGAGTGCTACATACACGGATTTTGCTCAAATAAACCTTGGTGGAGTAAATGAGGATGGAAGTGATGCAGTTAATGAGCTTACTTATCTTATCCTTGATGTTATAGAGGAAATGAGGCTGTTGCAACCGAGTACAAGTATTCAGGTTAGTAAGAAAAGCCCTGATAAGTTTATTAAAAGAGCTTTGCATATAATAAAGACAGGATTTGGCCAGCCCTCCGTTTTCAATGCTGATGCAGTTATTCAGGAGCTGTTGAGACAGGGTAAAAGCCTGCTTGATGCAAGGAATGGTGGTACAAGTGGCTGTGTGGAAGCGGGAGCTTTTGGTAAAGAGAATTATGCTCTAACAGGTTATTTTAATCTTGTGAAGGTGCTTGAAGTGACTCTTAATAATGGAATTGACCCTCTATCAGGAAAAATGATTGGAATTGAAACGGGGGATGTAAAGACTTTTAAAAGTTTTGAAGAGCTTATGGATGCATTTAAGAAGCAACTTGAATATTTTGTAAATGTCAAGATAAAAGGGAATCTCATTATTGAGAGGATATATGCAAAATATCTACCTTCACCCTTTTTATCCATTCTTATAGATGATTGTATCGAAAAGGGGATGGATTACAATGCCGGTGGTGCGAGATACAATTCCCTTTATATCCAGGGTGTTGGGATAGGTACTATTACAGATTCATTATCTGCAATCAAATGTCATGTTTTTGAAAATCAAAGGTTCACCATGGCGCAGTTAATGGAGATGCTTCATAAAAATTTTGATGGTTTTGAAAGAGAGAGGTTGATTCTATGGAATAAAACTCCAAAATATGGCAATGATGATGATTATGCCGATGATATAATGCGGGAAGTTTTTGAGTCATTTTTTGCCTGTGTGGATGGACGTTCGACAACAAAACTTGGTGGAAAGTTCAGGATAAATATGCTTCCAACTACATGTCATGTTTATTTTGGTGAAGTATGTGGTGCGACTCCTGATGGCAGATTTGCCTATGAGCCACTTTCCGAAGGGATTTCTCCGGTACAAGGGTGTGATAGAAATGGTCCTACAGCAGTTATAAAATCGGCTTCAAAGATGGATCATCTAAAAACCGGAGGGACACTGTTGAATGTGAAATTCACCCCATCATTTATGCAAACGGAAAAAGGAATTGATGCAGTATGTGGGTTGATAAGAGGGTATTTTGCTATGGATGGTCACCATATACAGTTTAATGTGATAGATGCAGAAACACTTAAAAATGCAAAAAAGCATCCTGAAAAGTATAGAGATCTCATTGTGCGTGTTGCAGGATACAGTGACTATTTCTGTGATCTTAATGAGAAATTGCAGGATGAGATAATAAAAAGAACAGAACATGAAACAGTATGA
- a CDS encoding DEAD/DEAH box helicase produces the protein MLTVLLFIKLDKKGLRLLSKGISDVEPLFSKIAEAFYFLLENDDHKATIILQEVVQNAKKSFFNKAWFKRSLLQLIMIILFQKYDIRDELNQILKLANADSSINGEIFNNLIKKIKTKFQFFSNLYLFGDIFTGFYYALLIGDENKFMSYGFEDLLGYPYLNGEFINSRELNKSGKIKSEFFSVIEQLHNFKFPNQYINEEVLKLIDIKDDNDKIVWVKDLETKEIIPHKIAKTKRGVSFKKIYLEKIHKEHYHTEDGMLASLLISRNFYAFFKLLSQYDKFYVKKSRKNFYKAKLIEGFPFTVITRDGEGGKIMFYNGYFYNHVILENLYGYNYIFYSLPSYLKNLEKLISKCDDIFYFFKSDDFNLIYQIANKLSLRFKINFEFLPDSNLLDFDEEISSCKSLKVMVDKFDNKFVISFMYAPIEEIKLFTEIKYVATMFFYNNRKYFVTLDEKLKSEIEKLVGKYGKKGKLEFDKIEELLKFLAEIKQVDGVSIEVSSELFLKDVYKVKKDNFELKESASGSYFEIDGSVKLQDKVIKFLDLVRAISEEKNDTGFVQLKNGDYLLLDDKVYDELRQLSIIGKTKKGKFLIHKKLRPFVSSNKASLLEKNLLAEKIDEINEKIYAIPDGFCGVLRGYQVEAFNWMNRMFELNFGVCLADDMGLGKTVTSIVFMESVIGNTPFLVVAPASLIHNWAREVKKFSKNLNPVIVNNLKTFDAKNCKGNDVVIVSYGLLLNRFKVFEDTKFNVAFFDEGHLLKNPAAKRSIIAKRIIAHQKIVLTGTPIENNLSELWNIMDIVNEGILGSYNTFKEKFLSADINSNQLKLLKKVIQPFVLRRKKGDVLKELPKKTEVIIDYELREDEISFYQALQLHAKEKLMQIDNVTKNAMSILSEIVKLKMACCHPKLIDEDVTINESSKERVFFEIVEEIIEGGHKVLVFSQFVKFLKIIEKGLKNRNINYAYLDGNTPVKERKKIIESFQEDKNIKIFLLSLKAGGLGLNLTAADIVIHLDPWWNPAAEEQASDRAYRIGQVKPVTVYKLIAKNTLEERILEIQSKKRELADFMLENTDKITKLSINELIALLS, from the coding sequence GTGTTAACAGTACTTCTTTTTATAAAACTGGATAAAAAAGGATTGAGGCTACTATCAAAAGGAATCAGCGATGTAGAGCCTCTTTTTTCAAAAATAGCTGAAGCGTTCTACTTTCTTCTTGAAAATGATGATCACAAAGCCACAATAATTTTGCAGGAAGTTGTGCAAAATGCAAAAAAATCTTTTTTCAATAAGGCATGGTTTAAGCGTAGTCTTTTACAACTCATTATGATCATACTATTTCAGAAATATGATATACGGGATGAGCTTAATCAAATATTGAAATTAGCTAATGCCGATTCAAGCATTAATGGAGAAATTTTCAATAATTTAATTAAAAAGATTAAAACTAAATTTCAATTTTTTAGTAATCTGTATCTTTTTGGAGATATTTTTACCGGTTTTTATTACGCACTTTTGATTGGTGATGAGAATAAATTTATGAGTTACGGTTTTGAAGATTTATTGGGATACCCCTATTTAAATGGTGAATTTATCAATAGTCGAGAATTAAACAAATCCGGAAAGATTAAAAGCGAGTTTTTCAGTGTTATTGAACAACTTCATAATTTTAAATTTCCAAATCAATATATTAACGAAGAAGTTTTAAAATTGATAGATATAAAAGATGACAATGATAAAATAGTATGGGTTAAAGATTTAGAAACTAAAGAAATCATCCCCCATAAAATTGCAAAAACAAAACGAGGAGTGAGTTTTAAAAAAATTTACTTAGAAAAAATTCATAAAGAACATTATCATACCGAAGATGGTATGCTGGCTTCATTACTGATAAGCAGAAACTTTTACGCTTTTTTCAAATTGTTATCTCAATATGATAAATTTTATGTCAAAAAAAGCAGAAAAAACTTTTATAAGGCAAAATTGATTGAAGGTTTCCCCTTCACAGTTATAACAAGGGACGGTGAAGGGGGGAAAATCATGTTTTATAACGGATATTTTTATAATCATGTCATTTTGGAAAATTTATACGGATACAATTACATATTTTACAGTCTTCCGTCTTATTTAAAAAATTTAGAAAAGCTAATAAGCAAATGTGATGATATATTTTATTTTTTTAAAAGTGATGATTTCAATCTGATTTACCAAATAGCTAATAAGTTGTCTTTAAGGTTTAAAATAAACTTTGAGTTTTTACCGGATAGTAATTTACTGGATTTCGATGAAGAAATATCCAGTTGTAAATCTCTAAAAGTGATGGTTGATAAATTTGATAATAAGTTTGTGATATCATTTATGTATGCACCTATTGAAGAGATAAAACTGTTTACAGAGATAAAATATGTTGCAACCATGTTTTTTTACAATAACAGAAAATACTTCGTTACTCTTGACGAAAAACTAAAAAGTGAAATTGAAAAATTAGTCGGTAAATATGGAAAAAAAGGAAAACTTGAATTTGATAAAATAGAAGAATTATTAAAATTTCTCGCCGAGATAAAACAGGTTGACGGTGTGAGTATCGAAGTTTCCTCTGAGCTTTTTTTAAAAGATGTTTACAAAGTGAAGAAGGATAATTTTGAGTTAAAAGAAAGTGCTTCAGGTTCATATTTTGAGATAGATGGTTCTGTTAAGTTACAGGATAAGGTTATTAAGTTTCTTGACCTGGTTAGAGCCATTTCTGAAGAAAAAAATGATACCGGCTTTGTTCAGCTAAAAAATGGCGATTATTTACTACTTGATGATAAAGTCTATGATGAATTAAGACAGCTATCGATAATTGGTAAGACTAAAAAGGGGAAGTTTTTGATTCATAAAAAATTGAGACCTTTTGTATCTTCTAATAAAGCGTCTTTACTTGAAAAAAATTTGTTAGCTGAAAAGATAGATGAGATTAATGAAAAGATATATGCAATTCCTGATGGATTTTGTGGTGTGTTAAGAGGTTATCAGGTTGAAGCTTTTAACTGGATGAACAGGATGTTTGAGTTAAATTTTGGTGTTTGCCTGGCTGATGATATGGGGCTCGGAAAAACTGTTACTTCGATAGTTTTTATGGAGAGTGTGATTGGAAACACTCCTTTTTTGGTAGTTGCACCTGCTTCACTCATACATAACTGGGCAAGGGAAGTGAAAAAATTTTCAAAAAATTTAAATCCTGTTATTGTTAACAATCTAAAAACGTTTGATGCAAAAAATTGTAAAGGAAATGATGTGGTAATTGTGAGTTATGGTTTACTCCTTAATAGATTTAAAGTTTTTGAAGATACGAAATTCAACGTTGCTTTCTTTGATGAGGGGCATCTACTCAAAAATCCAGCTGCAAAACGCTCTATAATTGCAAAACGAATAATTGCACATCAGAAAATAGTTTTAACAGGCACACCGATAGAGAACAACCTTTCAGAATTATGGAATATAATGGATATCGTAAATGAAGGGATTTTGGGGTCTTACAATACATTTAAAGAAAAATTTTTGTCTGCTGATATAAATTCTAACCAGTTGAAATTGCTGAAAAAAGTTATTCAACCATTTGTATTAAGGAGAAAGAAAGGTGATGTATTGAAAGAGCTACCTAAAAAAACTGAAGTGATTATAGATTATGAGTTGAGAGAAGATGAAATCAGCTTTTACCAGGCATTGCAGCTTCATGCGAAAGAGAAACTTATGCAGATTGACAATGTAACTAAAAATGCGATGTCTATTTTAAGTGAAATTGTTAAATTAAAAATGGCTTGTTGTCATCCTAAATTAATAGATGAGGATGTTACTATAAATGAATCAAGTAAAGAAAGGGTATTTTTTGAAATTGTTGAAGAAATTATAGAAGGTGGGCACAAAGTTCTTGTCTTTAGCCAATTTGTTAAGTTTCTAAAAATCATAGAAAAAGGGTTAAAAAATAGAAATATAAATTATGCGTATCTTGATGGTAACACACCTGTGAAGGAGAGAAAAAAGATAATAGAGAGTTTTCAAGAGGATAAGAATATTAAAATTTTTCTACTGAGTTTGAAAGCTGGTGGTCTCGGTTTGAACCTTACAGCAGCGGATATTGTTATTCATCTTGATCCCTGGTGGAATCCGGCAGCTGAAGAACAGGCATCGGATAGAGCTTACAGGATCGGTCAGGTGAAACCGGTTACCGTTTATAAATTAATTGCTAAAAACACATTGGAAGAGAGAATCTTAGAGATTCAAAGTAAAAAGCGTGAGCTTGCGGATTTCATGCTGGAAAATACCGATAAAATAACAAAGCTCTCCATCAATGAACTTATAGCACTACTATCATGA
- a CDS encoding Fic family protein: MKEYLTFKSGKFYFTVNYDKTIIDPLLIKAIVLNETIKDLPILPNLAAQFETELMIRSIFGTAAIEGNPLDIEDVTAVINDNQIKTTSKHQTEIKNLLTAYKFVEQLAKTSNPIILTEEIISKLHETITSNLDYEYNIPRKYRTHIVKVGDKAHGGIYTPPKIIEDIKALMNVYIEWINSDEMMKVSPFIRGSLAHYYFSIIHPFADGNGRTARMIETLILESSEIKYVSKMLSNYYYSKIDDYYIAFSKTLKLKKDVTPFLKFVLEGIVLSLEEIKNRIIFIIRQLALRDFYNHLLNEKYINKRQHSLMMFLLKEMKPFTLKKLLLEEPYSVLYVGKTEQTARRDIKKLLSLNLINQIKGKEYIINIRRLD, translated from the coding sequence ATGAAAGAATATTTAACCTTTAAATCTGGAAAGTTTTATTTTACTGTTAATTATGATAAAACAATTATAGATCCATTACTTATTAAAGCCATTGTATTAAACGAAACCATTAAAGATTTGCCCATATTACCAAATTTAGCAGCACAATTTGAAACTGAACTAATGATCCGCTCTATTTTCGGAACAGCAGCAATTGAAGGTAATCCTCTTGATATAGAAGATGTTACAGCAGTTATAAATGATAATCAAATTAAGACTACATCAAAACATCAAACTGAAATCAAAAACTTACTGACAGCTTATAAATTTGTTGAACAGCTTGCAAAAACCTCAAATCCTATAATTCTTACTGAAGAAATAATTTCAAAACTTCATGAAACAATTACATCAAATTTAGACTACGAATACAATATCCCAAGAAAATATCGTACTCACATCGTAAAAGTAGGAGATAAAGCTCATGGCGGTATTTATACACCGCCTAAAATAATTGAAGATATTAAAGCACTTATGAATGTTTACATTGAGTGGATCAATAGTGATGAAATGATGAAGGTATCTCCTTTTATCAGAGGCTCTTTAGCCCATTATTACTTTTCAATTATACATCCTTTTGCTGACGGCAATGGCAGAACCGCAAGAATGATAGAAACTTTAATTTTAGAATCATCTGAAATAAAATATGTGTCAAAAATGCTATCAAACTATTATTATTCAAAAATAGATGATTATTATATTGCCTTTTCAAAAACCTTAAAACTTAAAAAAGATGTAACCCCATTTCTTAAGTTCGTATTAGAAGGAATAGTTTTATCATTAGAAGAAATTAAAAACCGTATAATTTTTATTATTAGACAATTAGCATTAAGAGATTTTTACAATCATTTATTAAATGAAAAATATATAAACAAAAGACAGCATAGTTTAATGATGTTTTTACTCAAAGAAATGAAACCCTTTACTCTTAAAAAACTTTTACTTGAAGAACCCTATAGCGTTTTATACGTAGGGAAAACAGAACAAACGGCACGCAGAGATATCAAAAAACTACTATCATTAAATTTGATCAACCAAATAAAAGGTAAAGAATATATAATTAATATCAGAAGATTAGATTAA
- a CDS encoding peroxiredoxin has translation MSLVTKKAPLFEEDAVVNKEFKRIKLEDYRGKWVVLFFYPLDFTFVCPTEITALSDAYEEFQKRNCEIIGVSTDSKFSHLAWINTPREEGGLGDIKYPLVADFTKKISEDYGVLLPGGMALRATFIIDPDGVVQFELIHDLGIGRNVKEILRSLDALQYTKKHGEVCPAGWEPGKETMVPDPEKMKEFFKKVPQGHF, from the coding sequence ATGAGTTTAGTGACAAAAAAAGCGCCACTTTTTGAAGAAGATGCTGTAGTAAACAAGGAATTTAAAAGGATTAAGCTTGAGGATTACAGAGGAAAATGGGTTGTTCTTTTCTTTTATCCTCTTGACTTTACATTTGTATGTCCTACTGAGATTACAGCTTTAAGTGATGCGTATGAAGAGTTTCAAAAGAGAAATTGTGAGATTATTGGTGTTTCTACCGATAGTAAGTTTTCACACCTTGCTTGGATCAATACTCCGAGAGAGGAAGGTGGACTTGGTGATATTAAGTATCCTCTTGTAGCTGATTTTACAAAGAAGATTTCTGAAGATTATGGTGTACTTTTGCCAGGTGGTATGGCATTGAGAGCTACATTTATCATTGATCCTGATGGTGTGGTTCAGTTTGAACTTATTCATGATTTAGGTATCGGTAGAAATGTTAAAGAGATTTTAAGAAGCTTGGATGCTCTTCAGTATACAAAAAAACATGGTGAAGTATGCCCTGCGGGTTGGGAGCCAGGAAAAGAGACAATGGTTCCAGATCCAGAGAAGATGAAAGAGTTCTTTAAAAAGGTTCCACAGGGGCACTTCTAA
- a CDS encoding ferritin family protein codes for MDKDKKEKIRAIEEMIQVVLLRIPKEVEAMKFYLSAAKKATSEKARNLFQNLAEQEKGHEAELKRILLELKDELRKIKEK; via the coding sequence ATGGATAAAGATAAAAAAGAAAAAATTAGAGCCATTGAAGAAATGATACAAGTAGTATTACTCAGAATTCCCAAAGAAGTTGAAGCGATGAAATTCTACCTTTCTGCTGCTAAAAAAGCAACATCTGAAAAAGCAAGAAATCTCTTCCAGAATTTAGCAGAACAAGAAAAAGGGCATGAAGCAGAATTAAAAAGAATATTATTAGAATTAAAAGATGAACTTAGAAAAATTAAAGAAAAATAA
- a CDS encoding GntR family transcriptional regulator — MVEYKVLNTKSLREQVYDYLKNEINEGRLKRGDFIDVNKLSVMLGISKTPLRDALLQLEIDGFVKILPRRGIVVNDLTLDDIKNYYEMIGGLESSALLSVADKMLSEDFDKMEKLNDEMKQALDQDDFDLYYEKNVEFHNVYLNKSCNKPLLRTLEVCKQRLYDFPRKKDYVPDWEYSSLNEHAKIVEFLRMGEFVKAADYIRDVHWSFEVQKKYILQYYFNEMTDD, encoded by the coding sequence ATGGTAGAGTATAAAGTGCTCAATACAAAATCTCTCAGAGAGCAGGTTTATGATTATCTGAAAAATGAAATTAATGAAGGCAGGCTGAAAAGAGGTGATTTTATAGACGTGAATAAACTTTCTGTTATGCTTGGTATTAGCAAAACTCCTCTTCGAGATGCCTTGTTACAGCTTGAAATTGATGGTTTTGTAAAAATCTTACCAAGAAGAGGGATTGTTGTTAATGATTTAACGTTGGATGATATAAAAAATTATTACGAAATGATTGGTGGATTGGAAAGTTCTGCTCTCTTAAGTGTAGCTGATAAAATGCTTTCTGAAGATTTTGATAAAATGGAAAAGTTAAATGATGAGATGAAGCAGGCTCTCGATCAAGATGATTTTGATCTATACTATGAAAAAAATGTAGAATTTCATAATGTATACCTAAACAAAAGCTGCAACAAACCGCTTTTGCGTACCTTGGAAGTTTGTAAACAACGCCTTTACGATTTTCCTCGTAAAAAAGATTATGTGCCTGACTGGGAATACAGTTCTTTAAATGAACATGCCAAAATTGTGGAATTTTTAAGAATGGGAGAATTTGTTAAAGCTGCTGATTATATCCGTGATGTGCATTGGTCCTTTGAGGTGCAGAAAAAATATATTTTACAGTACTATTTCAATGAGATGACAGATGATTAA
- a CDS encoding DUF2231 domain-containing protein has translation MKRDEVKEFNGENGKPAYIIYKNKVYDVTNSKLWKNGKHANRHSAGEELTDFISMAPHTEEVLQRYNIKFVAELEDDIEKVEDKKDKFRVLYTKLHPHPIFIHYPMGIFYFGYFMLLLHLITRNVYFEKASYYALVCAFLSIFPAVLSGILSWWLNYEATFTKIFKYKIVFSILLSLISFLTLIIRSSHPDLSSTSGIIFYIYFFLYTLIIPTLTFIAYNGGKITWPS, from the coding sequence ATGAAAAGAGATGAAGTAAAAGAATTTAACGGAGAAAACGGAAAACCCGCCTACATCATATATAAAAACAAAGTTTATGATGTAACTAACAGTAAACTCTGGAAAAATGGTAAACATGCAAATAGACACTCTGCCGGTGAAGAGCTTACCGATTTTATTAGTATGGCGCCTCATACTGAGGAAGTGCTGCAAAGATATAATATAAAATTTGTCGCCGAGTTGGAAGATGATATTGAAAAAGTAGAAGATAAAAAAGATAAATTTAGAGTCTTATATACAAAACTACATCCCCATCCAATCTTTATACATTACCCAATGGGAATTTTTTACTTTGGTTATTTCATGCTTTTATTGCATTTAATTACAAGAAATGTTTACTTTGAAAAAGCATCATATTATGCACTTGTCTGCGCATTTTTATCAATATTTCCTGCTGTTTTATCAGGTATCCTTAGCTGGTGGTTAAATTATGAAGCAACATTCACCAAAATATTTAAATACAAAATTGTTTTCTCAATTTTACTTAGCTTGATATCCTTTTTAACTCTGATTATCAGGTCTTCTCATCCTGATTTATCCTCAACTTCTGGTATAATATTTTATATTTATTTTTTCTTATACACTTTAATCATTCCTACGCTTACTTTTATTGCGTACAACGGTGGTAAAATAACTTGGCCAAGTTAG